Proteins from one Penicillium digitatum chromosome 2, complete sequence genomic window:
- a CDS encoding cell division protein: MIPRFLRRGRARKDSAKEISKEWNPATFYIIMFTLIGSQAIRMLTLKNGYAAYTRTTDAKIELLAEIIARVKSGEKVDVEKLLGTGDEAKEREWDEVLRDIEAEDSLWHEKKTAQSKTEKVQEPEKEQKQPAQPSEDQVTEEPVKTESMRKLRFY, translated from the exons ATGATTCCCCGATTTCTTCGGCGTGGCAGAGCGCGCAAGGACTCTGCGAAAGAAATATCTAAAGAATGGAACCCGGCGACGTTCTACATCATCATGTTCACATTGATCGGCTCGCAGGCCATTCGCATGCTTACTTTGAAGAACGGTTATGCGGCGTATACTCGGACGACGGATGCGAAGATCGAGCTTCTAGCAGAGATTATTGCACGAGTCAAGAGTGGAGAAAAGGTGGATGTGGAGAAGTTGCTGGGAACCGGCGATGAGGCAAAGGAACGAGAGTGGGATGAAG TATTGCGCGATATTGAAGCCGAAGATTCCCTATGGCATGAGAAGAAGACGGCCCAGTCAAAAACAGAGAAGGTCCAGGAGCCCGAGAAAGAACAAAAGCAGCCCGCACAGCCTTCGGAAGACCAAGTCACCGAGGAGCCTGTTAAGACAGAGTCTATGCGAAAGCTTAGGTTCTATTGA
- a CDS encoding Mitochondrial carrier protein, putative, with translation MASVTEVVKESLLGSTEAPHLSHQSRANFVRHAQKDENGDLFMDEENFINAVAPKQEDYHKIKREQYGILFSVADRRRAGKLNISDWASFEYLLAKPDAEYEIAFRLFDYDGTGSVKFDAVQGLYNMNKSADSIPFDWNSEWASLYGGRSKSRHDMTYPQFAQMLRGLQGERIRQAFHIFDKDGDGFIQPEEFQRIILETSKHKLSDHVLENLPTLCNISTSNRISYANVRAFQNIMREMDIIDLVVREATKKSTDGKITRADFLNEAARVTRFSQFTPMEADILFHFAGLDAPSGRLSQKDFAKVIDASWRIPVIAVNQALSTGHEVAEKTKSVLHSVLESVHHFALGSVAGAFGAFMVYPIDLVKTRLQNQRSSRPGERLYNNSLDCARKVIRNEGFTGLYSGVIPQLIGVAPEKAIKLTVNDLVRGYFTDKDTNRIKYSREVLAGGAAGACQVVFTNPLEIVKIRLQVQGEIAKNVEGAPRRSALWIVKNLGLVGLYKGATACLLRDVPFSAIYFPTYAHLKSDFFGETATNKLGVVQLLTAGAIAGMPAAYLTTPCDVIKTRLQVEARKGETKYNGLRHCAATVWKEEGLAAFFKGGPARIMRSSPQFGFTLAAYEVLQKTFPMPGEGEAITPTGHVEPSVGGQGAKAPLPYLRSRNALKLILDLDQNIGRVQVPRSENWPKFLQSTK, from the exons ATGGCCAGCGTAACGGAAGTTGTGAAGGAATCACTCCTGGGCAGCACAGAGGCACCTCACTTGTCCCACCAATCGCGGGCGAACTTTGTCCGCCATGCGCAAAAGGACGAGAACGGTGACCTCTTCATGGACGAAGAGAACTTTATTAATGCCGTGGCACCCAAACAGGAAGACTAT CACAAGATTAAGCGCGAACAATATGGCATTCTTTTCAGCGTTGCAGACCGACGGAGAGCGGGCAAGCTGAATATTTCCGACTGGGCCTCCTTCGAATATCTCCTCGCGAAGCCCGACGCCGAGTACGAGATCGCCTTTCGTCTCTTCGACTACGATGGAACTGGCAGCGTCAAATTCGATGCCGTGCAGGGATTGTACAATATGAACAAGAGTGCTGACAGCATTCCCTTTGATTGGAACTCAGAATGGGCATCGCTCTACGGAGGCCGCTCCAAGTCTCGCCATGACATGACCTACCCCCAATTCGCCCAGATGCTGCGCGGTTTGCAGGGTGAGCGCATCCGCCAAGCTTTCCACATCTTCGACAAGGATGGTGATGGCTTTATCCAGCCCGAGGAATTCCAACGCATTATCCTCGAGACCTCAAAACACAAACTGTCCGACCATGTCCTGGAAAACCTCCCCACTCTGTGCAACATCTCGACCAGCAACCGCATCTCATATGCCAATGTCCGTGCTTTCCAGAACATCATGCGCGAGATGGATATCATTGATTTGGTTGTCCGCGAAGCAACAAAGAAGAGCACCGATGGTAAGATCACTCGTGCCGACTTCCTTAACGAGGCCGCTCGAGTCACCCGTTTTTCCCAGTTCACACCCATGGAGGCTGATATTCTGTTCCACTTCGCTGGACTGGATGCGCCTTCGGGACGTCTCTCTCAGAAAGACTTCGCCAAGGTCATTGATGCTTCATGGCGTATCCCCGTGATCGCTGTAAACCAGGCCTTGTCTACTGGACATGAAGTTGCCGAGAAGACTAAGAGTGTGCTTCACAGCGTTCTTGAGTCTGTACACCACTTTGCTTTGGGTAGTGTTGCTGGTGCCTTTGGTGCTTTCATGGTCTACCCCATTGATTTGGTCAAGACCCGCCTGCAGAACCAGCGTTCATCTCGCCCTGGCGAGAGACTGTACAACAACTCCCTCGATTGCGCTAGGAAGGTTATCCGCAACGAGGGTTTCACTGGCTTGTACTCTGGTGTCATTCCTCAGCTGATTGGCGTGGCACCCGAAAAGGCTATCAAGCTGACTGTGAACGATCTCGTTCGTGGCTACTTCACAGACAAGGATACCAACCGGATCAAGTACAGCCGAGAGGTTCTGGCCGGTGGAGCTGCTGGTGCCTGTCAAGTCGTCTTCACAAATCCCCTTGAGATTGTGAAGATCCGTCTTCAGGTCCAAGGTGAAATCGCAAAGAACGTTGAGGGTGCCCCTCGCCGCTCAGCCCTCTGGATTGTCAAGAATCTGGGCTTGGTAGGCCTGTACAAGGGAGCCACCGCCTGTCTCCTTCGTGATGTCCCCTTCTCGGCCATCTACTTCCCCACATATGCGCACTTGAAGTCCGACTTCTTCGGCGAAACCGCTACAAACAAGCTCGGCGTTGTCCAGCTTCTCACCGCCGGTGCCATCGCCGGAATGCCCGCCGCCTACCTCACCACACCATGCGACGTCATCAAAACCCGTCTGCAGGTCGAAGCCCGCAAGGGTGAAACCAAGTACAACGGTCTCCGCCACTGCGCTGCCACCGTCTGGAAAGAAGAGGGTCTGGCTGCCTTCTTCAAGGGTGGGCCCGCTCGTATCATGCGTTCTTCACCTCAGTTTGGTTTCACCCTGGCCGCCTACGAGGTCCTGCAGAAAACCTTCCCCATGCCTGGTGAGGGCGAGGCCATCACACCCACCGGCCACGTCGAGCCTAGTGTTGGCGGACAGGGTGCTAAGGCACCTCTGCCTTACCTCCGGTCAAGGAACGCGCTCAAGCTTATCCTTGACCTTGACCAGAACATTGGCCGGGTACAGGTCCCACGGTCTGAGAACTGGCCCAAGTTCCTGCAAAGCACGAAGTAG